In Candidatus Caldatribacterium sp., the DNA window TTCCGTTACTACTTTTTTGGGTTCGCTTCCGCCCGGGCTGATGATGTCCTCAATTTCATTCCTGCCCGCCTGAGCGCGATTTTCATTGCCCTGGCAGCCCTTTTCTGTGGTCGCTTCTTCAAGGGAGCGGTGCTCTGTGCCCTTCGGGATGCCCGGAAGCACCCGAGTCCCAATGCGGGTTGGCCGGAGAGTGCCATGGCGGGAGCCTTAGGGGTGCGCCTTGGAGGGGTGAACTACTACCAGGGAAAAAGAGAGGAGCGACCCTTCCTCGGGGACCCTCTCCTTGACCTCGTTCCGGCTCGTATTCGGGAGGCTCGCCGTATCGTTGCCTTGGGTACCGGCATAGCTCTTTCCGCATTCGCCGTACTTTCACTTTTTGTTTCCTTGTAGGAGGTGGGCTTGTGGAAGAGAGACGGTTCACTGCGCCCCCCTACGATCCTTCCCGGCTCAAGCGCCAGATTCTCATTGCCGTCTTTCTGAGTCTTGGGACCATTCTCCTTGTGTTCTCCTTTGCCTCGTTCCGGGGTGTTTCGGTGGCCGAAATTGACGAGATTCTCTTCCGTCCAGCCTTCCTTCTTTTAGCCCTCTTGTGCGTTGTGGGGGCATGGTTCGTGGACGGGACAAGGATTTTTCTCACTGCCCGGGCTTGGGGACGGAGAATCCGTTTCCGGGATGCTTTAGCGGCGGCGCTCTCCACGTACTTCATGTCAGCCATTACTCCTTTCCTCACCGGGGGAAGTCCAGCTCAGCTCTTTGTCCTTGCCCGTTCCGGGCTTTCCTGGGGGGAAGCGGGAAGCTTTGTAGTCATCTGTGGGATTCTCTACCAGGTGGGGCTCTTGACGCTCCTTCTCGTTTTCTTCACCTTTTTTGGCGTCGCTATGGGGCTTAAGGGGGTGCTCCTTGGGCTCTTGTACTCTTTTGCCATCTTCTACAGCGTGATCATGTTTCTCCTCTTTTTCTTCCTCTTCCGGCCCCAGGTGCTCTTCCGCCTCGTCGACTGGGGCATTCGCTTTACCCGCCGTCGCTTCCCCAGAGCGAAGTTTTCTGAGGAAGCCGTGCGTCGCTGGATAGAAACCTTTTTTGCCGAGTTCCGGGAAGGGTTCACCATTCTCTTCCTCCGCAAGCCCCAGTACCTTCTCTGGAACGTGGGGTGCTACGTCGGGTACTTCCTCCTTACCTTCTCGGTTGCCTACTTTATCCTGAGGTCTTTTGGTCTTTCTTTCTCCTACTTCCGGGTGGTGGGGGCGCAGATTCCACTCTTTTTCGTTTTCTCCTTTATCCCCTCTCCGGGGGCAAGCGGAGGCGTGGAGCTCTCCATTGCCTCCGTCTTTCGGGGCTTCGTAGGATCGTACCGCCTGGGAAGCTTTGTTCTCCTCTGGCGCACTGCCACGTACTACCTGCCCCTCCTGGTTGGGGGAATTGTATTCTTCCGGGTTCTGCGAGGCCTTTCTCGGAATGCGAACCATGAGCGGACAGAGTCTGCGGAGGAATCTTCTCTCCCTCCTTCTTGAGGTTTTTCCGGGGAGCATTTCGGGAGAGCATATTGCTGCGCGCTCTCGGGTGAGCCGTGTTGCGGTGTGGAAGGAGGTCCAGAAACTCAAAGCGGAGGGCTTTCCTGTTGATGCCT includes these proteins:
- the cobD gene encoding cobalamin biosynthesis protein CobD; the encoded protein is EEALEDGDLPRARDALRHLVGRDTERLSEWEVVRGCVESLAENFNDGIVAPLFYIALFGALGGLVYKAVNTLDSMLGYKDFRYYFFGFASARADDVLNFIPARLSAIFIALAALFCGRFFKGAVLCALRDARKHPSPNAGWPESAMAGALGVRLGGVNYYQGKREERPFLGDPLLDLVPARIREARRIVALGTGIALSAFAVLSLFVSL
- a CDS encoding flippase-like domain-containing protein, whose translation is MEERRFTAPPYDPSRLKRQILIAVFLSLGTILLVFSFASFRGVSVAEIDEILFRPAFLLLALLCVVGAWFVDGTRIFLTARAWGRRIRFRDALAAALSTYFMSAITPFLTGGSPAQLFVLARSGLSWGEAGSFVVICGILYQVGLLTLLLVFFTFFGVAMGLKGVLLGLLYSFAIFYSVIMFLLFFFLFRPQVLFRLVDWGIRFTRRRFPRAKFSEEAVRRWIETFFAEFREGFTILFLRKPQYLLWNVGCYVGYFLLTFSVAYFILRSFGLSFSYFRVVGAQIPLFFVFSFIPSPGASGGVELSIASVFRGFVGSYRLGSFVLLWRTATYYLPLLVGGIVFFRVLRGLSRNANHERTESAEESSLPPS